The segment CTGGGCCGGGCTGACCACCTGGTTCAGTTGGAATGCCGCCAGCAATGCTGCCTGGCAACAGCCCATCTACTACGACTATGGCACCGGTGGCAATGTCTACATCAGCAATAACTATGCGATGGTAGGCGGCCAGCAGGTGGCCACGCGGGATGAGTTTGCCGAGAGCGCTGCGGTACTGGCCACCGTGCCACCACCCGCGAATGAAGAGCAAGCCGCTGCGGTCGAGTGGATGCCGCTCGGTACCTTTGCACTTTCCACCAGTGAAAAGGACACGGAACCCACCCGTGTGCTGCAACTGGCGGTCACCAAGGACGGCATCATTGGTGGCACCTGGTACAACTACCAGACGGAGCAATCCGTTTCCATTCAAGGCAAGGTAGACAAGGACACGCAGCGCGTCGCCTTCCGTATCGGCGAGAACGACAACCTCATCGCTGAGACCGGCATGTACAACCTGACCAAGGATGAAGTTCCCCTGATGGTGCACTTCGGCACCCAGAAAACGGAACAGTTCATGATGGTACGCTTGAAGTACAACGAAGAAGATGACAAGGAAGCGCAGAAGGAAGAGATCAAACTGCCATAGTTGTTCTCACACGGTAAACACTTAACCGGTGGTTGTGATGACCACCGGTTTTTTACGTTCAAGACAATCTAATAATTCACCGGCTCATAATTCCAATGGCGAGCTCGCGCAAGATAATTGACTCAGTACACGATTGGGAAACGAATTGAGACCATAGTGACAAAACGCTTTCCATTCTGCATAACGCAAACTATAGAATTGCTCAGAGATTTACGCTGGTCATGAACCTGGGTGTCAATGATTGCCACAACCCGGCTGATGTACTTGAGTTTAATTTAGTTACTGCTGCCATTCATCAGCTCAGTCTCGTATGATAACCCCACTGCGGCCCCGTGGCCGCTGGAGCAGTCAGGCCGCGTGTCTCCACCGCGGCGGTAGGCCGGCTTCACTTCGTTCTGCCTCAGACCCGGCACCTCGAACATTTTCCTTCGCAATCGTTGCGACACGGGCGGATTCCGCCGCCGAGCCGCACAGTCGGCGGCAAGTGAACTTAGTCGCTCTGCGAAGAAGGGCATAGTGCCATGGCAAAGCTCGAAGGGACAACTCCGAAGCTAGCGCCGGACGAGCCTCGGGTGCCGATGCCGGCGAAGGCGAAGCCCGGCCGCCTGTTCTATTCCGGGGCCGCCGCGTTGATCCTGGTTCTGATGCTCCTGGGCTTTCAGCAATATTACCTA is part of the Planctomycetia bacterium genome and harbors:
- a CDS encoding mu-protocadherin- cell-suface protein; this translates as WAGLTTWFSWNAASNAAWQQPIYYDYGTGGNVYISNNYAMVGGQQVATRDEFAESAAVLATVPPPANEEQAAAVEWMPLGTFALSTSEKDTEPTRVLQLAVTKDGIIGGTWYNYQTEQSVSIQGKVDKDTQRVAFRIGENDNLIAETGMYNLTKDEVPLMVHFGTQKTEQFMMVRLKYNEEDDKEAQKEEIKLP